A section of the Pelagicoccus enzymogenes genome encodes:
- the tnpC gene encoding IS66 family transposase, whose protein sequence is MPPIEEVLAENATLKGRVAELEAQIAWFRRQVFAGGKSEKVDLNQLDLLLGKLEEAKAAEPPQKVSYERKAKPSRKTRDELYGHLPVLEETVVEPDEVKAEPSSYERIGEEETYEVKVDPPKFYRRRIVRPKYRKVGDKSKAPVVAPAPLRVVEGLASAELLAYVVVSKFLDHLPLFRQCSIYKRHGFAVSRQNLVRWVEKVAEWLKPIYNHMRLDLLEGGYVQVDETPIKYQDPDYGEKSTKTGYLCGMTRPLGDVWYKWSGGRCHASVTSHLEGFEGVVQADMYEAYPKLQKSSEAIELAACWAHARRKFFDAKESFPRECGVYLKLVAKLYEVESEIRENGLDAEAALALRLKRSANAHARIRRVLGILRRGGLPSSGLSKACDYSLSHWGYLSTYLRHGHVAIDNNWMENAIRPTAVGKKNWLFVGHPQAGDRAAILYSILISCQRLDIQPLEYLQDVLSRNTGIMQEQELRALTPANWKKSRPA, encoded by the coding sequence TCCGCCGCCAGGTCTTCGCCGGAGGCAAGTCCGAGAAGGTCGACCTCAACCAACTCGACCTCCTGCTGGGCAAGCTCGAGGAAGCCAAGGCGGCCGAGCCGCCGCAGAAGGTGTCCTACGAGCGCAAGGCAAAGCCCTCGCGCAAGACTCGCGACGAGCTCTACGGCCACCTTCCGGTCCTCGAGGAGACGGTAGTCGAGCCCGATGAGGTGAAGGCGGAGCCTTCCAGCTACGAACGCATCGGCGAGGAGGAGACCTACGAGGTGAAGGTCGATCCGCCGAAGTTCTACCGCCGCCGCATCGTCCGCCCCAAGTATCGGAAAGTTGGAGACAAGTCCAAGGCGCCAGTCGTGGCCCCGGCCCCGCTTCGCGTTGTGGAAGGCCTGGCCTCGGCGGAGCTGCTCGCCTACGTCGTCGTCTCGAAGTTCCTCGACCACTTGCCGCTGTTCCGCCAATGCTCCATCTACAAGCGCCACGGCTTCGCCGTCAGCCGCCAGAACCTGGTCCGCTGGGTCGAGAAGGTCGCCGAATGGCTCAAGCCGATCTACAACCATATGCGCCTCGACCTTCTCGAGGGCGGATACGTCCAGGTGGACGAGACGCCGATAAAGTATCAGGATCCCGACTACGGGGAGAAGAGCACGAAAACCGGCTACCTTTGCGGCATGACCCGGCCGCTTGGCGACGTTTGGTACAAGTGGAGCGGCGGGCGCTGCCACGCCTCGGTCACCTCGCACCTGGAAGGCTTCGAGGGCGTGGTCCAGGCCGACATGTACGAGGCGTACCCGAAGCTGCAGAAGTCCAGCGAGGCGATCGAGCTGGCCGCTTGCTGGGCGCACGCCCGGCGCAAGTTCTTCGATGCCAAGGAGAGCTTCCCGCGCGAGTGCGGCGTCTACCTCAAGCTCGTCGCCAAGCTCTACGAGGTCGAAAGCGAGATCCGCGAGAACGGCCTCGACGCGGAAGCAGCCTTGGCCCTTCGCCTCAAGAGGTCCGCCAACGCTCACGCCCGCATCCGCCGCGTATTGGGAATCCTCAGACGTGGAGGCCTTCCGTCAAGCGGCTTGTCCAAGGCCTGCGACTACTCGCTCTCGCACTGGGGCTACCTCTCGACCTACCTGCGTCACGGCCACGTCGCGATCGACAACAACTGGATGGAGAACGCCATCCGGCCGACCGCGGTCGGCAAGAAGAACTGGCTCTTCGTAGGTCATCCCCAAGCCGGCGATCGCGCGGCGATCCTTTACTCGATCCTGATCTCCTGCCAACGCCTGGACATCCAGCCGCTTGAATATCTGCAAGACGTCCTGAGCCGGAACACCGGCATCATGCAGGAGCAAGAGCTCAGGGCTCTGACCCCGGCAAACTGGAAGAAGTCAAGACCAGCCTAA
- a CDS encoding glycosyltransferase family A protein, protein MIEPYTIVTASNDNQMLSDNLLKSKAISSATDVIVQKGYQSASKAYNDAIEKSKTDLIIFTHQDIYLPPNWCSELYKSISILDVNSSKWGVLGVWGVSTSGIHTGFMYCNAFGDKMGQSFESPKEVQTLDEVVLVIRKSSGLRFDNNLHGFHLYGSDLCLTADSMSLKNYVVSAFCVHNSTNYHAFPRDFWSSYKYLRKKWIKKTPIHASCTTITKSMKPMITSIIERNIRRIIKGGAQKPRIRDPKSFYSDVLETQAND, encoded by the coding sequence ATGATAGAGCCATACACGATAGTAACAGCATCAAACGACAACCAAATGCTGTCCGACAACCTGCTCAAATCCAAGGCAATAAGCTCAGCTACCGATGTGATAGTACAGAAGGGATACCAGAGTGCATCCAAGGCATATAATGACGCCATTGAGAAATCTAAGACAGACCTAATCATATTCACACATCAAGACATTTACCTGCCGCCGAATTGGTGCTCAGAGTTATACAAATCAATTTCCATACTTGACGTCAATTCCAGCAAATGGGGAGTTTTGGGAGTTTGGGGCGTGAGCACAAGCGGGATTCACACTGGGTTTATGTATTGCAATGCCTTTGGTGATAAGATGGGACAATCCTTCGAAAGCCCGAAAGAAGTCCAAACACTCGATGAAGTAGTCTTAGTAATAAGAAAATCCAGCGGACTGAGATTTGACAACAATCTACACGGTTTTCACCTCTACGGTAGTGATTTATGCCTCACAGCTGATTCAATGTCTCTCAAGAATTACGTTGTCAGCGCCTTTTGCGTACATAACTCCACAAACTACCACGCCTTCCCTAGAGACTTCTGGTCTTCCTACAAGTACCTACGCAAGAAGTGGATCAAAAAGACACCCATACACGCATCCTGCACCACTATTACCAAGTCGATGAAACCCATGATCACTTCAATTATAGAGCGAAACATACGTCGCATCATTAAAGGCGGAGCCCAAAAACCAAGGATAAGAGACCCGAAATCCTTCTACTCCGACGTGCTAGAAACACAAGCAAACGACTAG
- a CDS encoding oligosaccharide flippase family protein: MLQLSDLKRRYANSSLAQRFAKGNIWTLVGTLTERAFNLLTSIIAARILGKSTFGEFGIIQSTIMMMGVFAGFSMGVAATKFIAQYRDSSPNKTVQVHFIATTIASTGGIVMCVALILSAPFLAADLLENPQLEPYLKVSSVLLLLTAISGVQNGTLAGFESFKTIAKIRFISGFSCAFTVISSVYFWKLHGAVFGLIANQAIILALYSFFIRRELARRGVRIKYEELLTNSKPIFKFTIPAVMSGLLTAPVNWICFSIISRTPGGAEEIGSFNAANQWFTAVIFIPSVLGQSLLPIFSERIEGNTKDTLKVLGWSMRINGLIALPIIILGSIFSQQAMSLYGPDFRDEWPTMVVVLASAALLSIQTPIGHLITAQGKMWTLSLINLFWGGTTICLTAIYSDQGSLGLASARLVGYLVLVIFSVIIAVKFVSRKQQDTISEQP, from the coding sequence ATGCTCCAGCTTTCAGACCTTAAACGCAGATACGCAAACTCCTCTCTGGCACAGAGATTTGCAAAAGGGAACATTTGGACACTCGTAGGCACCCTTACAGAACGCGCATTCAACCTTTTGACTTCGATTATTGCAGCTCGAATACTTGGTAAGTCTACTTTTGGCGAGTTTGGTATCATTCAGAGCACAATAATGATGATGGGGGTTTTCGCGGGCTTCAGCATGGGCGTCGCCGCAACTAAATTCATCGCACAGTATAGAGATTCGTCGCCAAATAAAACGGTTCAAGTACACTTCATCGCAACAACTATCGCATCTACAGGTGGAATCGTAATGTGTGTCGCACTTATACTTTCAGCACCGTTTCTTGCTGCGGATCTACTAGAGAATCCACAATTGGAACCGTACCTAAAGGTCTCGTCAGTGCTGCTTCTGCTGACTGCAATTTCAGGGGTTCAAAACGGAACACTTGCTGGATTCGAGAGTTTTAAAACAATTGCTAAAATTCGCTTTATCTCCGGTTTTTCGTGTGCATTCACTGTTATAAGCTCTGTGTATTTCTGGAAATTACATGGAGCTGTGTTTGGACTTATAGCAAACCAAGCAATAATACTCGCACTCTATAGTTTTTTTATTCGCAGAGAACTCGCAAGACGAGGCGTAAGAATCAAATACGAGGAATTGCTCACTAACAGCAAGCCTATATTCAAGTTCACAATACCAGCAGTAATGAGTGGACTGCTAACCGCACCTGTAAACTGGATTTGTTTTTCGATCATATCAAGAACGCCTGGGGGTGCCGAAGAAATAGGATCTTTCAATGCCGCCAACCAATGGTTCACTGCAGTAATATTTATACCGAGCGTCCTAGGACAATCATTACTCCCAATCTTCTCCGAACGAATCGAAGGTAACACTAAAGACACCTTAAAAGTGCTCGGATGGTCAATGAGAATCAATGGTCTTATCGCACTACCGATTATTATCCTAGGAAGCATATTCAGCCAACAAGCAATGTCCCTTTACGGACCCGATTTTAGAGACGAGTGGCCAACTATGGTGGTAGTCTTGGCATCAGCAGCGTTACTATCAATACAAACACCAATCGGACACTTGATTACAGCTCAAGGCAAAATGTGGACATTGAGTTTAATAAACCTTTTCTGGGGAGGCACTACCATATGCTTAACAGCAATTTACTCAGACCAAGGCTCACTTGGGTTGGCTTCTGCACGCTTAGTCGGTTACTTGGTGCTTGTAATATTTTCGGTTATAATTGCGGTGAAATTTGTGAGTCGAAAGCAGCAAGACACAATATCTGAACAACCGTAA